The window TCGAGCGACGGCTGGTCTTCGCGGTAAAACGTTGATCATAAATTTCCCGGGAAGTCCCAGAGCTGCGCTGGAATGCTTGGAAGTCTTTTTACCAGTCATGAATCACGCGGTGGAAACCTTGCGTGGTGATGCTTACGAGTGCGCTCAACCTGGCGCGAGATCTTAGGCAAGTCAACTTTACAAGCACACACACTTTTGAACAGACATAAACAATTCCGAAGACTTTCGGAACGGTTTATGTCTGTTCATTTTTAATAATACTTCTACGACATTATGGATTAATGGGCAATGTGGGTACCTTTTGTCGCGAATGACCTTTTTCTCATTTATAAGAAAATCAAAAAAAATGTGTAGTTTCCCCTTAATAGTCAATAATTGAGTATAATCCAGAAAATTCCGAAAAAAGGAAAAACTTAGTGAGGTAATATGAAATCTATTAATCTGAAAAAACTTCTTGTCCTATCCATCGTCTCAATCCTTTTACTTACTACTTTCGGTTGTACACAAGAGCCTGAAAATAAGGTGATCCGAATGTCTACGACCACTTCTGTCAATGATTCTGGACTAATGGCATACCTGCAACCTGAATTCGAAAAAGCAACTGGTTATATACTCGAAATCACCTCTGCCGGAACCGGCGCGGCGATTGAAAAAGGTCGCATGGGTGATGCGGATATTCTGCTTGTACACTCAAAATCGGCTGAAGAAGAATTTATCGCTGAGGGATTTGATGAGGTCCGTTTACCCTTCATGTATAACTTCTTTGTCATTGTTGGACCTGCAGACGATCCTGCTGGGGTTGCTGGCTCTGCAACCGCTGCTGAAGCGTTCAAGAAAATTGCTGATTCCGGTTCACATTTCATATCCCGTGGTGACGAGAGTGGAACAAACAACAAGGAAAATGCGATTTGGAAATCAATCGATGTCGATCCAACCGGACAAGAATGGTACGACAGTGTTGGTCAGGGAATGGGACAGACACTGACTATCGCCGACGAAAAACAAGCTTACACGCTTTCAGACAAAGCCACCTTCCTTGCACACGAAGATAATTTATCAATGCTTCTGGAAGAAACCGATGATATGAAAAATACCTATTCTATGATCATTATTTCAGCAAAACGCTTTGCTAAATCGAACGTGGCTGGTGCCCAGGCTTTTGTTGACTGGATCAAAACCGACCAGGCTCGGAAAATGATTGCAGAATTCGGTGTTGCGGAA of the Dehalobacter sp. genome contains:
- a CDS encoding molybdopterin-binding protein yields the protein GFAPRDNTPEATMAVVERPAPGIAEAIRAQSLKITPFAMLSRATAGLRGKTLIINFPGSPRAALECLEVFLPVMNHAVETLRGDAYECAQPGARS
- a CDS encoding substrate-binding domain-containing protein is translated as MKSINLKKLLVLSIVSILLLTTFGCTQEPENKVIRMSTTTSVNDSGLMAYLQPEFEKATGYILEITSAGTGAAIEKGRMGDADILLVHSKSAEEEFIAEGFDEVRLPFMYNFFVIVGPADDPAGVAGSATAAEAFKKIADSGSHFISRGDESGTNNKENAIWKSIDVDPTGQEWYDSVGQGMGQTLTIADEKQAYTLSDKATFLAHEDNLSMLLEETDDMKNTYSMIIISAKRFAKSNVAGAQAFVDWIKTDQARKMIAEFGVAE